The following coding sequences are from one Cygnus olor isolate bCygOlo1 chromosome 2, bCygOlo1.pri.v2, whole genome shotgun sequence window:
- the C2H8orf82 gene encoding UPF0598 protein C8orf82 homolog, which translates to MRPGLLRAAACGYRQGQRPEPGTREYFYYIDHRGQLFLDDAKVKNFITCFKDERFLTFFFERLRPNRSGRYEAAFPYVSPCGRERNFVRCEDRPVVFTRLLPAANDADAEPPLLSYCGGGRRLAVPFEPPRLALLPDNGRLYHPAPARAGGVGLVGSALAAEWSQAFEYGEGAGRPPTHFAWRGRRYELSHELLPLLRRGAPGELGGCRDAQGLGDVVGG; encoded by the exons ATGCgcccggggctgctgcgggcCGCGGCCTGCGGGTACCGGCAGGGGCAGCGCCCCGAGCCCGGCACCAGGGAGTACTTCTACTACATCGACCACCGCGGGCAG CTCTTCCTGGATGACGCCAAGGTGAAGAACTTCATCACCTGCTTCAAAG ACGAGCGCTTCCTCACCTTCTTCTTCGAGCGCCTGCGGCCCAACCGCAGCGGGCGCTACGAGGCCGCCTTCCCCTACGTCTCGCCCTGCGGCCGCGAGCGCAACTTCGTGCGCTGCGAGGACCGGCCCGTGGTCTTCACCCGCCTGCTGCCCGCCGCCAACGACGCCGACGCCGAGCCCCCGCTGCTCTCCTACTGCGGCGGCGGCCGGCGCCTGGCCGTGCCCTTCGAGCCGCCgcgcctggccctgctgcccgACAACGGGCGCCTCTACCACCCGGCGCCCGCCCGCGCCGGCGGCGTGGGGCTGGTGGGCTCGGCGCTGGCCGCCGAATGGAGCCAGGCCTTCGAGTACGGCGAGGGGGCCGGGCGGCCGCCCACCCACTTCGCCTGGCGGGGCCGGCGCTACGAGCTCAGCCACGagctgctgccgctgctccgccgcggggccccgggggagctggggggttGCAGGGATGCCCAAGGGCTCGGGGATGTGGTCGGGGGGTGA